The Streptomyces sp. NBC_01353 genome contains a region encoding:
- a CDS encoding cytochrome P450, which translates to MSTPRAEPPAPELFTWEFATDPYPAYAWLREHAPVHRAKLPSGVEAWLVTRYADARQALADQRLSKNPAHHDEPAHAKGKTGIPGERKAELMTHLLNIDPPDHTRLRRLVSKAFTPRRVAEFAPRVQELTDRLIDSFAAKGEADLIHEFAFPLPIYAICDLLGVPREDQDDFRDWAGMMIRHGGGPRGGVARSVKKMRGYLAELIHRKRLDPGDDLISGLIKASDHGEHLTENEAAAMAFILLFAGFETTVNLVGNGVYALLRNPGERERLQASLVAGERGLLETGVEELLRYDGPVELATWRYAMEPLTIGGQEIPAGDPVLVVLAAADRDPARFDEPNTLDLSRRDNQHLGYGHGIHYCIGAPLARLEGQIALATLLTRLPDLRLAADPADLRWRGGLIMRGLRTLPVEFSPLGS; encoded by the coding sequence GTGAGCACGCCCCGCGCCGAACCCCCCGCCCCCGAGCTCTTCACCTGGGAGTTCGCGACCGATCCGTACCCCGCCTACGCCTGGCTGCGCGAGCACGCGCCCGTCCATCGGGCGAAGCTGCCCAGCGGGGTCGAGGCCTGGCTGGTGACGCGGTACGCGGACGCCCGGCAGGCCCTCGCCGACCAGCGTCTGTCGAAGAACCCGGCGCACCACGACGAGCCCGCGCACGCCAAGGGGAAGACGGGGATCCCGGGGGAGCGCAAGGCCGAGCTGATGACGCATCTGCTCAACATCGACCCGCCCGACCACACCCGGCTGCGCCGGCTGGTCTCGAAGGCCTTCACGCCGCGCCGGGTCGCCGAGTTCGCACCGCGGGTGCAGGAGCTGACCGACCGGCTGATCGACTCGTTCGCGGCGAAGGGCGAGGCGGACCTGATCCACGAGTTCGCGTTCCCGCTGCCCATCTACGCGATCTGCGACCTGCTCGGCGTTCCGCGCGAGGACCAGGACGACTTCCGGGACTGGGCCGGGATGATGATCCGGCACGGCGGAGGGCCGCGCGGCGGGGTGGCGCGGTCGGTCAAGAAGATGCGCGGGTATCTCGCGGAGCTGATCCACCGCAAGCGGCTCGACCCGGGCGACGATCTGATCTCGGGGCTCATCAAGGCGTCCGACCACGGCGAGCACCTCACCGAGAACGAGGCCGCCGCCATGGCCTTCATCCTTCTCTTCGCGGGGTTCGAGACCACGGTCAACCTGGTCGGCAACGGGGTGTACGCCCTGCTGCGCAACCCGGGCGAGCGCGAGCGGCTCCAGGCCTCGCTCGTGGCGGGGGAGCGGGGACTCCTGGAGACCGGTGTCGAGGAGCTGTTGCGGTACGACGGGCCGGTGGAGCTGGCGACCTGGCGGTACGCCATGGAGCCGCTGACCATCGGCGGGCAGGAGATCCCTGCGGGCGACCCGGTCCTCGTCGTGCTCGCCGCCGCCGACCGCGACCCGGCGCGATTCGACGAACCGAACACCCTCGATCTGTCGCGGCGGGACAACCAACACCTGGGGTACGGGCACGGCATCCACTACTGCATCGGCGCTCCGCTCGCCCGGCTGGAGGGACAGATCGCGCTCGCTACGCTCCTGACTCGCCTGCCGGACCTGCGACTTGCCGCCGATCCTGCCGATCTGCGGTGGCGCGGCGGGCTCATCATGCGTGGATTGCGCACGCTTCCGGTCGAGTTCTCCCCTTTGGGTAGCTGA
- a CDS encoding transglycosylase family protein, producing the protein MTGSALAMPLLAAGSASAADAATWDRVAECETGGLWSAHFGNGLYGGLQFTQETWETYGGLGYATSADLASRAQQIAVAEKALAAGSTQWATCAPIAGLTNDGAAPGVDPGPAVTPEEPTGPVEESNRTAGLPATPGATTPETGTPETAAPSTSNPTATPETSVTPSAPATPGTGKHRGDAAPEETVNPGESGENGRHAAPTDTPTDAPTGDATSGKNGDKSDSTDVAGVGDVKDVKDPSGVTDTQDNSGEYTVKAGDNLTDIARENELPGGWGALYDANRSTVGADPDLIIPGQSLDLTIDLLPAKG; encoded by the coding sequence GTGACCGGATCCGCCCTGGCGATGCCGCTGCTCGCCGCGGGCTCCGCCTCAGCCGCCGACGCCGCCACCTGGGACCGGGTGGCCGAGTGCGAGACGGGCGGCCTGTGGAGCGCACACTTCGGCAACGGTCTCTATGGCGGACTGCAGTTCACGCAGGAGACCTGGGAGACGTACGGCGGTCTGGGGTACGCGACCAGCGCTGACCTCGCGAGCCGTGCCCAGCAGATCGCGGTGGCCGAGAAGGCGCTCGCCGCCGGCTCCACGCAGTGGGCCACCTGCGCCCCGATCGCCGGACTGACGAACGACGGCGCCGCGCCCGGCGTCGACCCGGGCCCTGCGGTCACGCCGGAGGAGCCCACGGGCCCCGTCGAGGAGTCGAACCGGACGGCGGGCCTTCCGGCCACCCCCGGGGCCACCACCCCCGAGACCGGCACCCCTGAGACCGCCGCGCCCTCGACGTCGAACCCGACCGCCACCCCCGAGACGTCCGTCACGCCCTCCGCTCCGGCGACTCCGGGCACCGGTAAGCACCGCGGTGACGCGGCCCCGGAGGAGACGGTCAATCCGGGCGAGAGCGGCGAAAATGGTCGACATGCCGCACCGACGGACACGCCGACTGACGCGCCGACAGGTGACGCGACCTCGGGTAAGAATGGGGATAAGTCGGACAGTACGGATGTAGCGGGCGTCGGGGACGTCAAGGATGTCAAGGACCCCTCGGGCGTTACCGACACTCAGGACAACTCGGGCGAGTACACCGTCAAGGCGGGCGACAATCTCACCGACATTGCACGGGAGAACGAACTCCCGGGCGGCTGGGGCGCCCTCTATGACGCCAACCGTTCGACGGTGGGTGCCGATCCGGACCTCATCATCCCTGGCCAGAGCCTCGACCTGACGATCGATCTCCTTCCGGCGAAGGGGTAG
- a CDS encoding globin domain-containing protein: protein MDAQLLRSTFAVVERRAEHAVTFFYSHLFWNNPGVRELFPEDMRPQRDRLFAALTHVVTRLEDPALPHYLAHLGRDHRKFLATPALYAAVGASLTAAFAHTAGAAWTVEAEKAWTETYGYVADLMMRGAEAAAEDGEPAWWDAVVARHERLGEDLAVLTLRPRRPFAYLPGQYAGVSSLRVPRVWRTYSLANAARADGTVDLHVSRIPDGAMSTALVDEVREGEPLRLSAPGGALISRTTPDTPRTYIAAGTGWAPVKALLEEVAEGPEGTEARLFLVARSKEYLYGREDVARLKERIPGLNVTYIASAPNHPRDQATERLIHALYACGNWPSHDVYLAGPPGFLAEALPVLEHLGAARLHHDHLPTAGRLRPRPASTAEWLIEPPEPFWHNPEARTPRRP from the coding sequence GTGGATGCCCAGTTGCTCAGGAGCACGTTCGCCGTTGTCGAGAGACGGGCCGAACACGCCGTCACGTTCTTCTACTCCCATCTCTTCTGGAACAACCCGGGCGTCCGCGAGCTCTTCCCCGAGGACATGCGCCCCCAGCGCGACCGGCTCTTCGCCGCGCTCACCCATGTGGTGACCCGTCTGGAGGACCCCGCGCTTCCGCACTACCTCGCCCATCTGGGCCGCGACCACCGCAAGTTCCTGGCGACGCCCGCCCTCTACGCCGCTGTCGGGGCCAGCCTGACCGCCGCGTTCGCGCACACCGCCGGAGCCGCCTGGACCGTCGAGGCCGAGAAGGCGTGGACCGAGACGTACGGATACGTCGCCGACCTGATGATGCGGGGCGCCGAGGCGGCGGCGGAGGACGGGGAGCCGGCCTGGTGGGACGCCGTCGTGGCGCGCCACGAGCGGCTCGGCGAGGACCTGGCGGTGCTGACGCTGCGCCCGCGCCGACCCTTCGCCTATCTGCCCGGGCAGTACGCGGGCGTCAGCTCGCTGCGGGTCCCCCGGGTGTGGCGGACGTACTCCCTGGCCAACGCGGCCCGGGCGGACGGAACCGTGGATCTGCACGTCAGCCGGATCCCGGACGGCGCGATGAGCACCGCGCTCGTCGACGAGGTGCGCGAGGGCGAGCCGCTGCGGCTGAGCGCGCCCGGCGGCGCGCTGATCTCACGGACCACGCCTGACACGCCCCGGACCTACATCGCGGCCGGCACCGGCTGGGCACCGGTCAAGGCGCTCCTCGAGGAGGTGGCCGAGGGTCCCGAGGGGACCGAGGCCCGGCTCTTCCTGGTCGCCCGGTCCAAGGAGTATCTGTACGGGCGGGAGGACGTCGCGCGCCTGAAGGAGCGGATACCCGGGCTGAACGTCACGTACATCGCCTCCGCGCCGAACCACCCGCGCGACCAGGCGACCGAGCGGCTGATCCACGCGCTGTACGCCTGCGGCAACTGGCCTTCCCACGACGTGTACCTCGCGGGCCCGCCCGGCTTCCTCGCCGAGGCCCTGCCGGTCCTGGAGCACCTCGGCGCGGCCCGGCTCCACCACGACCACCTGCCGACCGCGGGCCGTCTCCGCCCCCGCCCGGCCTCCACCGCCGAGTGGCTCATCGAGCCCCCTGAACCGTTCTGGCACAACCCCGAGGCCCGCACCCCCCGCCGGCCGTGA